A region of the Desulfobacter postgatei 2ac9 genome:
CTAACGACCTTCTGGAGAAGCCCTTCCCAAATTTCTCTGTCAACTGTTTGGCGAGCTTAGGCATGAGTGTTTTTCCATAGAGTTCTTTTCTCGATGCACCTGCCCTTTCAAACTCCACGATATACCAGCCAAACAGCCAGTTCCGAACCACCAGCGCAATATCTACAGACTTTGCCGCCTGCGTCTGCATGGCGGTCTGCGTCTGCTCAAACAGCCCAATCAAACTATCAAAACCCACTTCCGTGTTTTCCGCAGTGCCCGCCATAGCCTTTGGCGACGGCTGGGTGTATTCCGTGGTTGCTTTCTTCTTTCGTGTCTTTTCGTGTTTTTCGTGGTTCATCACAAGCTCCTTACATCGACAATGCCGGCCTGTTTGAGGATCTGAACCGCATTGGTTTTGACCACGTCATCTTTGAAGCCGGAGTCCTTGAATACCACCCGCATGATTTCAGGATTCAGCTCATCCTTTAACTCGGCAATGCCTTCGACCACTTCAAGGGAGATGGCATCCGACAGGCAGATGATCAGCGCTCCCATACCGATAGAGTAAACCAATTGAGAATTGACAGTTGATAATTGAGAATGATGTTCATCTTTCATTATCAATTTTCCATTGTCCATTATCCATTCATCAATAGGCAGGGTCAGGTCGAGGCCATACTTGAGCAGGACCTCGTAAAGAACATCTTCTTCACGGCGGTCGGTTTTGATATTGGAAATATAATCTTCGAGAGTGCGCTCAGTTAGATCAAAGTCGACTTCCCAAGGTTTGATATTGGTGGCGTCGAGTTTGAATACCTTGAAGCCAAGGTCACCTTCGTACTCAGGGTTCTCTTCCTTGATCTTGGCCCCAGCCCGGCGGATGCGTTCTTTGCTGATTTCCGCAATAGTTTTATAGCCAGCCTTGAAGGCTTCTGATTTCTCATCGCAGACTTCAGGTAATTGCACCAAAATGTATTTGAAAGAAGTTTCATTGCATGCGTTATGATTAACAACTGCATGTCCAGTTGTAGCGGAACCAGCAAAAAAATCTAACACAATATCACTTGAGGAAAGATTAGATATCTGAATGATTCTATCTAATAATCGAACTGGTTTAGGCCCATCAAAGTATCCTTTGTCATCAAATAGTTTTTTTACTTCTTGGCGACCCTCTTGATTGTGGCCTACTTCCTGATGAAACCATATTGTATTGGGCCTTAATCCATCTTGAACTTCAGACAAGAATGTCTTCAGTCGAGGAATACCTGACCCATCTTTCCCAAACCATATCCTATTGTCTTCGACCAGTTCACTAAACCTGTCTCTATTTACGCCCCAGAATCTACCGTCTGGCGGCAGACATTTTCTGCCACTCGGTGTGGTGATTTCATATATCAGCTTTTCTGTGCCAGATTTTGCGGATAAAACCACTGATGTCCAAGGGCCACGATGGTCATCGTCTGGATTGGTATAGCCATCAGGTATTTCATCTCCCCTTGGTAGTAACTTGAGCTCCCATGAATCGCCATTGTTGTTTAGCTTTGTTCGTTTTGCGTAGCACAATATATGGTCATGCATCGTCGAAAAATATGATGCGTCATTGGCTCGTGAGAATTTTTTCTGCCATATCAGGTCGGCGATAAAATTTTCTTCGCCAAAAACTTCATCACAAATTTTTATTAAGTTTGAAGCTTCAGAATCATCGATACTGATAAAAATCACCCCATCATCCTTCAGCAGGTTTCGGGCAAGCTTCAGACGTGGATACATCATATTCAACCAGTCGGTATGATAACGCCCACTGGTTTCGGGGTTGTTCGAGAGGTTGCGGCCCTCACCATCCACCTGACCGGTGATCTCTTTATAGTTTTTAATGTTGTCCTTGAAGTTGTCTTTATAAACAAAATCCTTGCCGGTGTTGTATGGCGGATCGATATAGATCATCTTCATTTTTTTGTGATAGCTCTTCTGCAGGAGCTTGAGCACTTCAAGGTTGTCGCCTTCAATGAAAATATTCTGGGTGGTGTCCCAATCCACCGACTCTTCCTTGCAGGGGCGCAAGGTTCCTGTGCTTGGTGTCTGGGCGATCATCCGGGCCTTGCTTTTGCCGTTCCAAGTGAAGCTGTAGCGTTCATCCCGGTCATCCACAAACGTGCCGAGCACTTCCTTCAGGGCGTCGAAGTCCACCTTGCCTTCGGTGAAGGCTTCCGGGAACAGCTCCTTGAGTTTGCCAACGTTTTCGGCCACGATGTCCATTGTTTTACCATCCATTTTTTCCATGATTAAACCTCTCTTATTACAGGCTCGCAGCCAGTTGCCTGAGCTCTTGTTCAAACTTCTTGATCTGTGTATTCAGCTCCACCTGCCGGTTAAAAGCCGCTTTCTTCAACTGCCCGCGCAGCTCCGATATTCTTGATTCAATTTCCCGGCACCGTGTTAAACGTTCCAGCCGGTCGACCGCTTTGCCGATGGTAAAGGTCCCGGATAAGACCGAGCATTCGTATCCGGTAAAGCGATCCGTCCAGGCATTGTATAAAGTCCCGTAGGTCTGAAGCGGCATAGTGTCCCACGCAAGTGACTTTATAAATTGATAATTGACAGTGGATAATTGACAATTATTTTCATTTTCAATTTTCAATTCTCCATTCTCAATTGTTACTTTCATCCAGCCGGTGGTATAAAAGCGCTCGGCAACAAAGGCTCCGTGCTCGGCCTGACTGAAACGCTTGGGAGCGATACTCAGGGCAACAAGATTGGAACCACTAATGGACACGAATTCACACGAATGTATTTCTTTTTTATTGGTGTCTATTTGTGTTGATTCGTGGTTAAGATAAAAGCCCAGCATCAAGGGATACGGGATGACCCGGTGGATGATCTCGGCAATTCGTTTGTGTCCTTTTTGGGAATTCATTTCGATCTGCAGAACCGCCACCTCAAGGTACTCCCGCTCATTGTCTCTGTAGGGCAGAACCGGACAGGTTGATGGTTTCAGGGTGTATTCCCAGTACACGTTCTTCACGTTTTCCCGAAACAGCTTTTTGTCGCTGACACCCAAAGAAGCATTCTCAAGGAACAACTTTTTAGCCATGCGTTTATGTAAATACGCAGATTCTGGAAAGCCAATATTTGCAACCACGAATGGACACAAATTTTCACTAATATTTTCTTTATTAAATTCGTGTTTATTCGTGTTCATTCGTGGTTCCTTCCAGCAGAATCAAATACGACACCACTTCAAAGTCATCCATGCCCTTAAAGCTGTTTTTGTTGATTACGGTTCCGCCGGGAGAGAAGAGACTCTCCACGCCGCGTTCTTCAGCCGCACCGGTCAGGGCCTGCACGGCGTTGGACAGCAGGTTGCGGTATTGAGACATATCGGAACCATTGCGTGTCAGGCCGGAAAAGCGGGTTGTGGCTGTGCCATCAACGGACTTTCCATGGATACTCATCTTCTTCAGCAGATCCAGAATCTTTTTGGTTTGAGTGAACTGCAAAAGGACCGATCCGTCATTTTTTACATAGACCAGATAGTAAGGCGACAAAGCATAGGTGGCGTCTGAAACGGTTTGAGCGCCTTCATTTCTGAGACAGAAAATCACCCCGGGTGAGAATTCTCCTTTTAAAGAGTCGTTGATGGTGGCCACGGCATAAGCGCCGGAGGGTATCCGCTCCAGTAGATTCTCATGCACTTTTATGTAGTCACTGAGATCCATACGGAAGTCGTTCAGTGTGAGGTCGGTAATGGAGATGCCACCTTCGACGTCATCAATATCAACCACTTCGTTCTGAAGCTTCTCGAGCTGTTTGCGGCGGTATTCAAGATCATTCATTTTTCCGGAATCGGTAAACGCTATGACGTTCTCTTCACCGGTGGCCGAGATATCCAGCAGAACCATGCGGCCGGAAACGCGGGCCTCAAGATTGATGTATTCGTCCAGCTCCATGTTGGGCCAGAAGTTCACCAGTTGGATTTTGTCATTTTTCGAGCCCAGTCGATCAACACGGCCAAAACGCTGGATGATCCGAACCGGGTTCCAGTGAATGTCATAGTTGATCAGGTAATCACAGTCCTGCAGGTTTTGCCCCTCTGAAATACAGTCCGTGGCAATCAGCAGGTCAATTTCAGCAGTGAGAGAAGAATCAATTTTGTCACGCTCTTTTGATACCGGAGAGAAGGAGGTGATGATTGAGGCCAGATCTTTGCGTATGCCGGGTATCTCGGTTTTGTTCTCACCGGAACCGGTCACCAAGGCGGCATAGATTCCCAGCTCCCGCTGTGCCCATTTTGCTGTGTTTTCGTATAGATACTTGGCGGTGTCTGCAAATGCGGTGAAAATGATGAGCTTTTTGTTTCCTAAGTTAATCGGATGGGTGACTTTGTAACGAATGAGCTCCTTCAGTTTCCTGAGCTTTTCATCTTGCGGAGCCTTAACTGCTCGTGCAGACGAAATGAGCTTCTCCAGAATTTCCCGATCCTCCTCAAGCTCTTGTTTCCAGCGAACCGTATCCATGTCTTGAATCAGGACTTTGACCTTTTTGCCGACAACAAAAGGGGAAAAGGCGTCATCTTCTATTTCAATCTCTTCGATATCAAACTCTTCGACAGATGAATTGTTGTCATGGTCCGCAATCTTCTGAATCAACCCTGTTACCTCGCCGAGCAGTTTCTCCAGCGTCATTGTGAAGGAGTTGATAGAGCTTTCCATTCGTTTGAACAGGTTAACCCGCATCAAATGAATCAAGCTCTGTTCACGGTCTACCTGTCTGAACATGGAACCGCCGGCCACCTTTCGGTCATACTTGCGGCTATACTCTTCAGCCTTTTGCGGCAAAACATATTTCAGCGGAGCATAGGCGCTCAGATTAAGCAGCCGAATGTCTCTATTAATACTTTCAAGAGCCGGGAAGCGTCCCTGTGTATCAATGTCTGTCTTAATATTGACGGGCTTGAGCCTCTCCGGAAATTTTCCGATTTCCGTTACATCATAGTACTTCTCAATATGCTTTCTGGATCGGGCAATGGTGAGCAGGTCCAGCAATTTGAAATAGTCAAAATTCAAAGTCTCCAGCAGGGATTCGGTGGTTCTTTCGCGCTCAATCAAATTCAACCACCCATTGAAGCGCGTCTGAGCCATTTTCAGCGTCTGCTCGATGCTGGTAATACCGTTGGTCTTCAATGCGTCGTCCTTTGCCTCAACGATAAAGGCGACTTGGTTTTTCAGGTCGTTCATCCGGTTGTTTACAGGAGTCGCTGAAAGCATCAGCACCTTGGTTTTTACGCCGGCTTTGATGATCTCGTTCATCAGCTTTGAATAGCGGGTCAGAGAATCATCCTTGCGGGCCGGGTTGTTTCTGAAATTGTGCGACTCGTCGATAACGATCAGGTCGTAGTTGCCCCAGTTCAGGGTCTCTAAATTGATCTCCCCGGACATTCCTCGCACACGGGTCAGATCCGTATGGTTGAGGACATCATAATTGAACCTGTCCGAAGCCATGATGTTTCGTTTGTCATTAACGGTATATAAGGTCCAGTTTTCCCTTAGCTTTTTGGGGCAAAGAACCAGAACCCGGTCATTGCGGAGTTCGTAGTATTTGATGACCGCCAGGGCCTCAAAGGTCTTACCCAGCCCCACGCTGTCTGCGATGATGCAGCCATTGTAGCGTTCAATTTTATCGATGGCTCCAAGAACGCCGTCCCGCTGAAATTTGTAAAGCTTCTGCCAGACCTGTGTGCTCTTGATTCCGGTCTGGGTCTTGATGATTTTGTCCTCATCCAGCTCGCCGATAAAACCCCTGAAGATATTAAACAGAGTCAGGAAATAGATTTGTTGGGGCGTTTTGTCTGAATAAACAAGCGCAAGAGCGTCCTGAAGAATCGCTTCAAAATCATTGCTGTTTTTTCCGGAAGCCCACAGTTCGTCAAACCACTTTATAAGCGAATGTGCCTCACCGGAACTGCGAAAGCAGGTGTTCAGATGGTGGGATTCAGATGGAACGATACCCAAACCGTCAGTGGTGAAAGATGAGCTGCCCACAATAGCAAGGTACTCATCATTACCGGCGTGAGATAAATGAATAAGATTCTGATGAACCGGTGAAGGTAACTTGCGGACTTCACACTTCTGTTTCAGCCATTCCGAGCATTCCCGTGCGATACGAGTAACATCAAGCCGATTCCGAAGACGACGGTCTAAGTGATTTCCGGGCAGGTTTTTAAGAAAACCCTCTCCATCTC
Encoded here:
- a CDS encoding site-specific DNA-methyltransferase — its product is MEKMDGKTMDIVAENVGKLKELFPEAFTEGKVDFDALKEVLGTFVDDRDERYSFTWNGKSKARMIAQTPSTGTLRPCKEESVDWDTTQNIFIEGDNLEVLKLLQKSYHKKMKMIYIDPPYNTGKDFVYKDNFKDNIKNYKEITGQVDGEGRNLSNNPETSGRYHTDWLNMMYPRLKLARNLLKDDGVIFISIDDSEASNLIKICDEVFGEENFIADLIWQKKFSRANDASYFSTMHDHILCYAKRTKLNNNGDSWELKLLPRGDEIPDGYTNPDDDHRGPWTSVVLSAKSGTEKLIYEITTPSGRKCLPPDGRFWGVNRDRFSELVEDNRIWFGKDGSGIPRLKTFLSEVQDGLRPNTIWFHQEVGHNQEGRQEVKKLFDDKGYFDGPKPVRLLDRIIQISNLSSSDIVLDFFAGSATTGHAVVNHNACNETSFKYILVQLPEVCDEKSEAFKAGYKTIAEISKERIRRAGAKIKEENPEYEGDLGFKVFKLDATNIKPWEVDFDLTERTLEDYISNIKTDRREEDVLYEVLLKYGLDLTLPIDEWIMDNGKLIMKDEHHSQLSTVNSQLVYSIGMGALIICLSDAISLEVVEGIAELKDELNPEIMRVVFKDSGFKDDVVKTNAVQILKQAGIVDVRSL
- a CDS encoding DUF4391 domain-containing protein, translating into MNTNKHEFNKENISENLCPFVVANIGFPESAYLHKRMAKKLFLENASLGVSDKKLFRENVKNVYWEYTLKPSTCPVLPYRDNEREYLEVAVLQIEMNSQKGHKRIAEIIHRVIPYPLMLGFYLNHESTQIDTNKKEIHSCEFVSISGSNLVALSIAPKRFSQAEHGAFVAERFYTTGWMKVTIENGELKIENENNCQLSTVNYQFIKSLAWDTMPLQTYGTLYNAWTDRFTGYECSVLSGTFTIGKAVDRLERLTRCREIESRISELRGQLKKAAFNRQVELNTQIKKFEQELRQLAASL
- a CDS encoding helicase-related protein, with product MKQSAGILDNKSLGNVVSELKGNIAAGCTFSVVSALFSLYAYDELKKELSKVSKFRLLVPNHGDGEGFLKNLPGNHLDRRLRNRLDVTRIARECSEWLKQKCEVRKLPSPVHQNLIHLSHAGNDEYLAIVGSSSFTTDGLGIVPSESHHLNTCFRSSGEAHSLIKWFDELWASGKNSNDFEAILQDALALVYSDKTPQQIYFLTLFNIFRGFIGELDEDKIIKTQTGIKSTQVWQKLYKFQRDGVLGAIDKIERYNGCIIADSVGLGKTFEALAVIKYYELRNDRVLVLCPKKLRENWTLYTVNDKRNIMASDRFNYDVLNHTDLTRVRGMSGEINLETLNWGNYDLIVIDESHNFRNNPARKDDSLTRYSKLMNEIIKAGVKTKVLMLSATPVNNRMNDLKNQVAFIVEAKDDALKTNGITSIEQTLKMAQTRFNGWLNLIERERTTESLLETLNFDYFKLLDLLTIARSRKHIEKYYDVTEIGKFPERLKPVNIKTDIDTQGRFPALESINRDIRLLNLSAYAPLKYVLPQKAEEYSRKYDRKVAGGSMFRQVDREQSLIHLMRVNLFKRMESSINSFTMTLEKLLGEVTGLIQKIADHDNNSSVEEFDIEEIEIEDDAFSPFVVGKKVKVLIQDMDTVRWKQELEEDREILEKLISSARAVKAPQDEKLRKLKELIRYKVTHPINLGNKKLIIFTAFADTAKYLYENTAKWAQRELGIYAALVTGSGENKTEIPGIRKDLASIITSFSPVSKERDKIDSSLTAEIDLLIATDCISEGQNLQDCDYLINYDIHWNPVRIIQRFGRVDRLGSKNDKIQLVNFWPNMELDEYINLEARVSGRMVLLDISATGEENVIAFTDSGKMNDLEYRRKQLEKLQNEVVDIDDVEGGISITDLTLNDFRMDLSDYIKVHENLLERIPSGAYAVATINDSLKGEFSPGVIFCLRNEGAQTVSDATYALSPYYLVYVKNDGSVLLQFTQTKKILDLLKKMSIHGKSVDGTATTRFSGLTRNGSDMSQYRNLLSNAVQALTGAAEERGVESLFSPGGTVINKNSFKGMDDFEVVSYLILLEGTTNEHE